The sequence below is a genomic window from Cobetia sp. cqz5-12.
CCTGTTCGTGTTGCCGTGGCTGGATCGCTCGGCGGTGCGCTCGATCCGCTACAAGGGCTGGCTGTCGCGTATCGCCATCGTCATCTTCGTGGTCAGTTTCGTGACGCTGGGCGTGCTGGGGGTGATGCCGCCCACGCAGGAGCGCACGATCATCGCGCAGCTGGCGACCGTGGCATATTTCGCCTTCTTCATACTGATGCCGCTGTATACGCGCTTCGAGACGACGCGAGCGGTGCCTGACAGGGTGACGGGCCGATGAGTGCGCTGATGGGTGGGTCAAGGGAGTGGCTCAAACACGGGTTGGCAGCAGGGTTGCTGGCCGCAGTGAGCCTGATGGGGTCGGGCATGGTGAGTGCGGCGAGCAGTGCGGTGCCACTGGAGACGATGCAGCCGGATCTACACGATCAGCCCTCGTTGCAGCGAGGCATGCAGCTTTACACCAATTACTGCCTCGGCTGTCATGGCCTGCAGTACCAGCGTTACTCGCGTGCCGCAGAGGACCTGGGAATGCCCGAGGACCTGGTCGAGCAATATCTGATTCTCTCGCCAGCGCTCAAGATCAATGACACCATGCGCACGGGCATGCAGAAAGAAGACGCGGCCGGCTGGTTCGGCACGCCGCCACCGGATCTGTCGCTCGAGGCGCGTCTGCGCGGCACTGACTGGATCTACACCTATCTGAAGAGCTTCTATCGCGACGCGTCACGTCCGTGGGGCGTGAACAATGCGGTCTTCCCTCAGGTCGGCATGCCGCATGTGCTGGAATCGCTGCAGGGCGTGCAGGAAAAGGTCTGTGGGCAGACTGATATGGCGGTAGCGGGGGCGGAGATCGATCCCGACACGGGGCGTTATGCGTCCTGTGATATTCTAGAGATCACTCAGCCTGGCAGCATGACGGCAGGGGAGTTTGATCAGGCGATGTGGGATCTGACCAATTTTCTGGCCTATGTCGGCGAGCCTTCGCGACTCAAGGCTGAGAGCATGGCCCCCAAGGTGTTAGTATTCATTATGATCTTTACCTTGCTGGCGTATCTTCTCAAGAAGGAATACTGGCGCGACATTCATTGATGGCCCCCGGGGCGGGGTCTCAGTGATAATGGCGAGCCGGCAGTGACGGGCGCGCGGCTGATCAGTCGCGCGCCCGCTTGCGTCGCCTTGAGGTGGCGCAGGCTGACCCTCTGGCAGGGCCCGTTGTGACAAGGGCAGGCCAGAGGAAACTTATCCCCGTTTGTCAGGCCAAAAGCTGACACGGGCATGTCTCGAACAGATGCGAGGACAGTTTCATGGGTGTTGTGGCCAAGCGTTCATCGATGACCTTCTACTCCGGTGGTGACGACCACTTCAGCCACCGTGTACGGATCGTGCTGGCCGAGAAGGGTGTGGCAGTCGATATCATTGATGTGGATGATGACAGCCGTCCGGCCGAACTGGCCGACCTGAACCCGTACAACAGTGTGCCGACGCTGCTGGATCGTGACCTGGTGCTCTACGAGTCCAAGGTCATGATGGAATATCTGGACGAGCGTTTCCCGCATCCGCCGCTGTTGCCGGTGTATCCGGTGGCGCGCGCCCAGAGCCGTCTGTGGATGCATCGCATCGAGCGCGAATGGGTGCCGATGATGGAAACCATCCAGACCGGCACCAAGAAGGAAGCCGACAAGGCGCGCAAGGAATTGCGTGAAAGCCTGATCGGCATTTCCCCGATCTTCGACGACATGCCGTTCTTCATGAGCGACGAGTTCTCACTGGTGGACACCTGCATTGCCCCGATCCTGTGGCGCTTGCCGGCACTGGGAATCGAGCTGCCGGAGAAGCAGGTCAAGCCGCTGCTGACCTACATGGAGCGGTTGTTCGGGCGTGATGCCTTCAAGGCGTCGCTGTCCGAGGCCGAGCGCGAGATGCGCATCTGATCCGTGCGTGATCCTTCGGTCACTGATCGATCGGTCACGCATTCGGGCTTTCGCCCTCGCTCATCAGTCTGAGGTCGATGGATGTGAGCGATGTGCGGGGCGTTGGCCCGTTGGCGGAATGGACTTCGGTCGTCGCTGACACTCATTGCAGTTCAAGAGGTTCTCCCATGCTTTCCAGTCGCCCTTATCTGGCACGCGCACTCTACGAGTGGCTGCTGGATAACGACAATACGCCGTACATCGTGGTGGACGCCGAGCAGGAAGGTGTCCAGGTGCCGCGGCAACACGTCCAGAACGGTCAGATCGTGCTCAATATCGCACCCGGTGCGGTGCGTGATCTGTTGATCGCCAATGAAGGGGTCAGCTTCAATGCCCGCTTCGGTGGTCAGCCGATGCACGTCAGCGTGCCGACGACGGCCCTGGTCGCGCTGTATTCGCGTGAAAACGGTGTCGGTATGGTCTTCGGTCACGAGCCGGTGATGCCGGGTGCCGATGAGATGACCTTCGGTGAAGCCGCGCCAGATGCCGAGCCGGCCGCCACAGCGCGCCCGACGCTGGCCAGTGTCGGCAGTGCGCCCGTCGAGGAAGAGGTGCCTGCCTCGGAATCAGCGGATGCGTCCGTCGAGACAAGCTCAGGCGCTGATGCCGAAGCCGCCGATGAAGAGCAGGCGTCGGACTCGGCCAGCGACGAGCAGGGTGCTGATGACAATGATCAGCCCAAGCCGCCGCGCAAGGGCCGTCCTTCGCTGCGCGTGATCAAGTAATCACGTCGGCAGGTGGGGGCGATGGACGAGGGTTGGTCATTGTCCGCCTGATGTCGCTCCTGTCATGAAAAATGCCCCGCAGGCTTCGGCCTGCGGGGCATTTTTCATTCTGGGTGCTATTTATTCAGGGTACGTTTCGTTCAGGGCGCTTTTCGTTCAGGGCGCTTTGCATGTCAGGCATGTCAGGCATGCAAGCGCGCCACCTCGATCAGTCCAGGTACTCGAAGACCTTGGCGATACGCTGGATGCCGCCGACTTCAGAGACCTTGCTGACGATCTGGTCGGCTTCGGCGCGGGTCACGATACCCATCAGGTAGACGCTGGCATTCTCGGTGAGTACCAGGATGCGACCGGAGTCGATGTTGGCATCCGCCGCCAGCGTGGCCTTGACGCGCGTGGTCAGCCAGGTGTCCTGCACGCGTTGGCTGGCCGGGGCATTGGCGCTGATTTCCAGCGCATTGTGCACCTGACGCACGCGACGCACGTCCTTGGCGATGTCCGTGGCCTTCTGCTTCAGCTCGTCGCTGGCGACCTGGCCGGTCAGCAGCACCATGCCGTTGTAGGAGTTCACGTTGACGTGGGCATCATTGAAGCGGGCATCGGTCTTGCCGAGATTGACCTCGATCTTGGTCTCGATGCTCTCGTCTTCCACCTGGGCGCCCAGGGTGCGATCGCCATAGTCTTCGTCGATCGGGCCGCTGTTGGTCAGGTCGGCGACGGTGGTGCAGCCGGCTAGCGTCAGGAAGCCGGCGGTGGCCATGAGGGAAAGCAGATTCTTGGGCGTCATGCCGTTTTCTCCTGGTGAATGCCGTGGGGCGCGCGGATTACTCGTTGCTGCCGAACAGCTGATGATCAATCAGGTCGCACAGGCAGTGGATGGCCAGCAGATGGACTTCCTGGATACGTGCCGTAGAGGTAGCGGGAACACGAATCTCGCAGTCTTCGCTGCCCAGCAGTGACGCCATGTCGCCACCGTCACGGCCGGTCAAGGCGACGACGCGCATGTCGCGGTCGTGAGCCGCCTGGATGGCCTGCACCACGTTGGCGGAGTTGCCGCTGGTGGAGATGGCCAGCAGGATGTCGCCGGGCTGACCCAGGGCGCGGATCTGCTTGGAGAACACCTCGTTGTAGCTGTAGTCGTTGGCGATGGACGTCAGCGTGGAGGTGTCGGTGGTCAGCGCGATGGCCGGCAGGCTCGGGCGCTCACGCTCGAAGCGGTTGAGCAGTTCGGAGGAGAAATGCTGGCTGTCGCCGGCGCTGCCGCCGTTGCCGCAGGCCAGGATCTTGCCGTCATTGACCAGGCTCTGGACCATCATCTGGCTGGCCGCTTCGATGAAGGGCGGCAGCACTTCGCTGGCGTAGGTCTTGGTGTCAATGCTGGCGTTGAAGTGGCCGAGAATACGCGATTGGAAATCCATGATGGCTCTTGGTCGTTGGCTTCAGAACGCTTCGAAGGCGTGGCGAATCCAGTGAATGGATCGAGGGGAGGTCCCCTCCACGCCTACCACGTCGAAGCGGCAGGAACATGATAGCCCGTGCTGGGCCAGATAAAAACGCGCGGCAGTGATCAGCCGGCGTTGCTTGGTGTGGGTCACGCTTTCCAGCGCGCTGCCGAACCGGGAATTGGCCCGGTAGCGCACCTCGATGAAGACAAGGGTCTCGGCGTCACGCATGATCAGGTCGATCTCGCCGCCCTTGGCATGCTGGTTGCGCGTGACGGGTGTCAGGCCACGCGCTGCCAGCCATTGTTCTACCTCCGCCTCGATGACGGCGCCGCGCGCTCGGGCGCGACGCTGGGGAGGCGGGTGCGCCTTGCCAGAGGGCGAGTCGGCGCGTGTCATGTCAGGGCGTGTAGGCTTCGACGGTGCGGCTGTTGGCGCCTTTCAGTGGCGGACGCGGTACGCCACCTCTGAATTCAGCCCAGGGCAGCGTGCGCTCGATGCGGCCATCGTGGCGCGGGAAGAGGCTGCCTGTGGCGCCGAAGAGTTCGCCGCCCGCTCCGGCCAGCATCAGCGGTACGCGCTGGGCCAGACGATAGGCATCGACCCCCATGGCGTTGAGCTTGAGCATGCGCGGTGAAGCATCGGACAGGGCGCGATAGGTGTCGGCTTCCGGCAGGGATGCCTTGCCACCGGAGGAGGCCTCCGGCACTTCCCAGGGAATGTCCACGAAGTCGACGCCATTGAGGTCGCCGTCCTGATCGGGCTGCGGTGCGCCGTCATAGAGATGGGAAGTGCCGTAGATCGGCAGGTCGCCCGCGTAGTAGAAGTCCAGCATCGGCGGCACCTGACGCGCATAGCTCGGTAGCGCCAAGAGGAAGATCATGTCGATGTTGCCGGAATGGGCGCGGCCGTATCTGCTGCCGGATTTCTTGGCGGACTTCATGCGCGCCTGATCCTGGTTCGAGACCGACAGCAGGTCCTTGACGGCTGAACTGACGGCACCCTTGGGGTTGTAGCGCTCGACGGAGACGATGTCGCCACCTTCCTGCTCGAAGCGGTCGCGGAAGGCACTGTAGACGCGTTGGCCCCAGGCATTGTTGGGCACCAGCGCGGCGGCGCCACGATGGCCGTCGAGAGCAGCTCGCAGGGCGACCTGGCGGGCTTCGTCCTCGGCGGAAAGGCCGTACTGGAACAGGTTGTCGGCACGGTTGCTGTCGTGGGTGCCGTAGTTGAGGGCCAGGGTCGGCAGCGGCAGGCTGTTCTGGGTCTCGAGCTGGCTGACCAGCTTCTTGTCCAGCGGGCCGAGCACGACCTGAGCGCCATCCATGGTGGCACGGGCATACAGAGTCTTGAGGTCCGCGCTCGAGGTGTCATAGAAACTCAGCTGCGGCGTGGCCTCGGCATTGTCGATGGCGCTGCGATGGCGTGCCTCGATGCCTTCACGGATGGCCTGGGCGATCCGCTTGAGCGAACCGGACTCGGGCAGGAAGACGGCAATCTTGCGCACTTCCTGGCCGGAGAGCTCGCGCAGATCGAGAATGCCCTGCGGCATCTGGCGCGCGGCGGGATGCTGCGGGTTGGCGTCCGACCAGTCGTTGATGGCGGAGAACATCTGATCGATGTTGCCGCCGAAGCGACGCTGCAGGCGCAGCAGGTCCGTCCAGCCGCTGGCGGTCGGGCTGGCGCTGGCCAGCTCATTGAGCTGACTGGGAGACAGGCGAGTGAGCTGTTCCCACAGGGTGTCGTTGATGCTCAGGTCATCGCTGTCAGCCTGCAGGGCGATCAGGGTCTGAGCGCTGGCCAGAGGCTCACCGACCATGCCGAGTGCCAGCCCGCGACGCTTGCGCAGCGTGCGTTGGTCATCGCTGGATATCTGGATGCCGTCCTCGAGCACGGAGGTCGCCAGGATCGTGTTCCAGCCATCCTGCTGTTCAAGGGCGATGCGCGACAGCAGCAGGGCCCATTGCACGCGTTCCTGCGGCTCGAGGCTTGCCGGGTCGATGTCGGATGCGATGGTGATCGCCTGCGCGTTGTCGCCGCTGCGTGCTAGGATGTCCGCAGCTTGCAGGCGCGTACTGGCCGCTTGCTGACCCTGTTGCTGCTCGGCCTGAGCGAGCAGGGCATCGGCACCGGGGCCGCTGGAAAGCGGAGACTGTCCGGCACACCCTGCCAGCAGCAGGGCGGAGGCGGCGAGGCCTGCCAGCGTGCGCAGGCCGGAACGTGAACGGCGCGCGGCCTCCTGCCGGATGGCTGACGAAGTGCCCAGCGTGTTGGCTGATGCACGATTCCATGTCTGGCGCATGTACGACGGTCCCTTGGCTGATGGGCGATGTGGTCAGGACTGCATCGCCGCCTACTGTGATGAAGGGTGAAAGGCATCATGGCACTCGGTCGATCAGGGCCACGCATGCAGCGTCCTTCGGATGAAATGTCCCAAGGCAATCTGCCTGTGTCTGACGACCATTTCTACCATTGAGTTCAACGAGTCGAAGCATTGAATGTCCGAGTCTTCTGAAGGCGTATTGTACGTGGTCGCCACGCCGATTGGTAACCTCGATGATCTCAGTCCCCGCGCCGCGCGGGTGCTGGGAGAAGTGGACCTGATCGCAGCCGAGGATACCCGCCACAGCGCGCGGTTGCTGCGTCACCTGGGCCTGGAAGTGCCCATGATGTCCCTGCACGATCACAACGAACGTGGCCGTGTCGATCAGCTGTGTCAGGCGCTGGAGGCAGGCCGACGCGTCGCGCTGGTCTCCGATGCCGGCACGCCGCTGATCTCCGATCCCGGTTTCATTGTCGTGCGCGCCCTGCGCGAGCGTGGCTTCAAGGTAGTACCGTTGCCGGGGCCGTGTGCGTTGATCACCGCCCTCAGCGCGGCGGGTCTGCCGACAGATCGCTTCACCTTCGAAGGCTTTCTGGCCCACAAGGGTGGCCCGCGTCAGGCGCGCCTTGCTGCGCTGCGCGACGATAGCGCCACCCACGTGCTGTACGAGTCTCCGCATCGTATCCAGGCGTTGCTTGGCGATATTCGCGAGGTGCTGGGCGAGCGCCGGGTCGTGCTGGCCCGTGAGCTGACCAAGACCTTCGAGACCTTCCTCGATGGCACGGCGGCCGAGCTGCTGGCGCAGATGGACGCTGACAGTGATCAGACTCGCGGTGAGTTCGTGGTCATGATCGAAGGAGCGCCGGCACGTGATGGCGACGAGGCGGCCAGTGTCGAAGGCGACGCCCTGTTGCAGGTGCTGTTCGAGGAGGGCGTCGGCGTCAAGCAGATGGCCGCCATCGCCACGCGTCTGGTGGGCGGGCGCAAGAAAGCCTGGTATGGCAAGGCGCAAGCCATGAAGGACGCAGCAGAGGAATAAGCAAACCTCTGTTACGCCAGACTTTTTTGCCGCTGCCATTGTTCGGCCTGCGCGGGCTTCGTCTTGTGAAAGGCCCATGACACTGGTAGTCTTGCGCGCTTGGGAGACGGCCAGACAGTCGCCGCCAGCGCAAGCTGGGGGAGGAAAGTCCGGGCTCCATAGGGCAAGGTGCCAGATAACGTCTGGGCGGCGCGAGCCGACGGCAAGTGCAGCAGAGAGAAGACCGCCTACGTCAGCTTCGGCTGGCCGGTAAGGGTGAAAGGGTGCGGTAAGAGCGCACCGCGCGGCTGGTAACAGTTCGCGGCGAGGTAAACCCCACCTGGAGCAAGACCAAATAGGCCCCCTATGCTGCTGCCCGCAGTGGGGGCGGGTTGGTTGCTTGAGCCCTGAAGTGATTCAGGGCCTAGATGAATGACTGTCCACGACAAGACCCGGCTTATCGGCCATCTCCCGCCTTATAACGTCAGTGTGCTGCCAACCTTCGCGACGCGAGCGATGACAGCACACCTTGAATTCGCATGACCGGCGCCGTCCGCTGCGTGTTTCGTGAATGACCATTGCAGTTGGATGGCAACGAACACGCTGCCGTGACAGGCGCCGGTTGTCGGTTATGGCACTTGAATTCGTGTTTCAGCCGCTTGCCTGCTGCACGCAGGCGCTGTTTACGCTCTTATGCTGTCGGTGTTCTTTGCCACCGGCTCTCACTGCCCGCATCGCGTGCCAAGGTCCAGAGTTTCGTCATGTCCAAGCCCAGCGCCCCTTCCGTTACCGAGTCTGTCGATACCGAGTCCGTCGAAGTGGCTGATCGCTTCGCGCATGTCAGTGTCATGCTCGATGGCGCGGTCGATGGCCTGATTCAGGACACGGCCGGCGTCTACTTCGACGGCACCTTCGGTCGCGGTGGCCATTCGCGTCTGATCCTGTCGCGTCTGGCGCCCGAGGGGCGTCTGATCGCCTGTGATCGTGACCCCCAGGCGCTGGCGGAAGCCGCGACCATCGATGATGGGCGCTTCAGTATCCATGCCGGTGAATTCGCGCGTCTTGGCGAGTATGCCGAGCGTGAGGGCGTGCAGGGTCAGCTGGATGGGATCCTGCTCGACATCGGCGTGTCATCCCCGCAGCTGGATGATGCCGAGCGTGGCTTCAGCTTCATGAATGATGGCCCGCTGGACATGCGCATGGACCCCACCAGCGGCGAGAGCGCCGCCGAGTGGTTGTCACGTGCCAGTGCCGAGGACATGGCCTGGGTCTTCAAGACCTATGGTGAAGAGCGTTATGCCAAGCGTCTGGCACGCGCCGTGGTGGAGCGTCGCGCCGAGCGACCCATCACGCGCACCGGCGACTTCGCCAGCCTGATCAAGGATGCCCATCCCAACTGGGAGAAGCACAAGCACCCGGCGACGCGTGTCTTCCAGGCGATCCGCATTCACATCAATGGTGAACTGGATGAGCTGACCCGCGCGCTGGATGCCGGTCTCGAGGCGCTCAAGCCCGGCGGTCGTCTGGTCGTGATCAGCTTCCACTCGCTGGAAGACCGCATCGTCAAGCGCTTCATGCGTGACAAGGCGCGGGGGGATCAGGCACCGCGTGGCATGCCGATCCGTGAAGACCAGCTCAACAAGCGTCTCAAGCTGGTGGGCAAGGCGCAGAAGGCATCGCAAAGCGAAGTCGATGCCAATGTCCGTTCGCGCAGTGCCGTGATGCGCATTGCCGAAAAGCTCAAATAGCGTCAGTGCTCCCTCTGGGGAATCGTGCCTCTTTCTGCGCCTGCCTACCGGCAGGCGCGCGCGTGAGTGGACTGTGGGGAAAGGACGACACAAGTGTTGCCGTGCTGCAACTCTTAGCGGCTAACGCCACTTGCTGACATAATGCGCCGGGCGCTTGAAACAAGTGAGCGAACATCGCGCCTGCACGTTGGCAGTCTGCAAGGATATTCGTGGTGCGGGGCATCACGTTCAGAGTGATTAGGGAGTCGGCATGGCGGGACGGAGACAGGATGGCTGGACGGGTAACTGGCCGATCAAGGTGCAGATGCGTTGGCGTCACCTGTGTTTCGCGGTGCTGATGCTCAGTCTGCTTGGTTCTGCTGCTGCTGTCGTGATCAGCTCCCACCTCTCGCGCGGCCAATATGCCCAGCTGCAGAAGCTGGAAGCGGCGCGCGATGATGCGCGTGCACGCTGGGGGCGCCTGCTGCTGGAAGAGAGCGCCTGGTCGGCACCGGCGCGTATCGAAAGCATCAGCATCGAACGACTCGAGATGCGTGTGCCGGATGTCCACGATGTCGAGGTCATTCGCTGATGGCCACGCGTCGCCCGCCTTCGTCTCGTCCGCGCAAAGCCGCCGGCGCTGAGGCGCCCACCCGCACCAAGGCCGCAAGCGGTGCCCGCAAGAGCGCGCGCGCCGCCATGGGGCCTGCCCGCTATCGCATCATGCTCTTCATCGTGCTGGCCGGGCTTGTCGCTCTGGTCGGCCGCATCGGCTATCTCCAGCTCTTCGATCAGCAGTTCCTGCAGGATCAGGGGGACGCACGTACCCTGCGTGTCGACAGCATCAATGCTCACCGCGGCATGATCACCGATCGCACCGGTGAGCCGCTGGCGATCTCCACGCCGGTCATCACCCTGTGGGCCGACCCGCGCAAGGTGCCCGACGACCCCGTGCGGCTGTCATTGCTGGCGCGTGCGCTGGGTCAGCAGCCGGATGATCTGATCGCACGCGTCCGCCGCTATCGTGATGCCGGCAAGGGTTTCATGTACATCAAGCGCCAGATGACCCCACCGCAGGCCCAGCCTGCCATCGACCTCGATATTCCGGGCGTCAGCCACAAGCAGGAATACAAGCGCTATTATCCCTCCGGAGAAGTCTCCGCCCAGTTGATCGGCGTGACCAACGTCGATGACAAGGGACAGGAAGGGCTTGAGCTTGCCTACAATTCCTACCTTTCCGGGACGCCGGGCAAGCGACGCGTGCTCAAGGATCGCAAGGGGCGCCTGGTGCGCGACCTGCATCTGATCAGCGAAGCCAAGCCCGGCGGCGACCTGACACTTTCCATCGACCTGCGTCTGCAATACATGGCCTACCGCGAACTCAAGGCGGCCGTGGCGGAGCACCGTGCCGATGGCGGCACCCTGGTGATGATGGATGCCCGCACCGGCGAAGTGCTGGCGATGGTCAATCAGAAGTCCTATAACCCGAACAATCGCGCCGGGCTTGATCCCGCCGGGCTGCGTAACCGCGCGATCACCGATGCCTTCGAGCCCGGCTCGGTGATGAAGCCGCTGTCGATGAGCGCCGGCCTGGCCTCCAACAAGTATCAGCCTGACTCGGTGATCGATACTACGCCGGGTTACATGCGGGTCGATCAGTTCACCATTCGTGACTTCCGCAACTACGGCAAGCTCGACATGGCGGGAATTCTCTACCACTCCTCGAATATCGGCATGAGCCGCATGGCGCTGAGTCTCGAGGATGATGCGGTCTGGAATCGCTACTATGAGCTGGGCCTCGGCCAGGCGCCGGGTACCGGCTTCCCGGGCGAGACGACCGGCGTGCTGCCGCCGCCGACCAACTGGTCGCGCAGCAAGCGGGCCTCCATCTCCTACGGTTACGGTATCAGCGTCTCGGCGCTGCAGCTGGCCAGCGCCTATACCGCGCTCGCCAATGATGGCCGACGTGTGCCGCCGTCGCTGCTCAAGGTCAAGACGCCGCCGGTCGGAGACCAGGTGATCTCTCCGGACAACGCGCACGCCCTGCTCGGCATGATGGAGAAGATCGTGCAGCCCAACGGGCCTGCCAAGCGGGCGGTGGTCGAAGGCTATCGTATCGCCGGCAAGACGGGCACCGTGCGCAAGGTGACGGCCGGTGGTTATCAGAAGACCGCGTATCGTTCGTTGTTCGCGGGTGTGGCACCGGTGTCTGATCCGCGTATCGTGACCGTGGTGATGATCGAGAACCCCAAGGGGGAAGAATATTACGGCGGTCTGGTGGCGGCGCCCGTGTTCGGGCGCGTGGTGGGCAAGGCATTGCGCCTGCTGGATGTGCCGCCGGACAGCAAGGTCGGTGAGTAACGCTTTTCATGTGGCACGGTCGTCGGCCTCAGGCGGGCGACTGCGTCTTTTTTCTCATGTAGTGAATACGTTCCGGGACATCGGGAACAAGGAAGGTCTTCCGACATGACTTCACCGCACGATTCCAGGCGCCTGGGCGAGTTTCTGGCGCGCCCGTTGGCCACGGCGACAGACATGCTGGCAGCATTGCTGGCGCTGTGGCCAGGCGCCCTCAATGACGATTGCCGTGCACGGCTTGCCGCGCGCGATGACTGGCACCTGACGATCGACAGTCGCAATGCCGCGCAGGGCTCCCTCTTCATTGCCATTCCCGGCATCGCCAGTGATGGCCGCGACTATATCGCCGCGGCGCTCGAGGGCGGGGCCGAGCTGGTGCTGGCCGAAAGACCCGCCGACGAGGATGCACGTCTGGCACTGCATTCAGACGATGCCAGAGTCGTCTGGCTCGAGAATCTGGGCGAGCAGCTCGGTGAGCTGGGGCGCCAGGCCTTCCGCGTGCCCGAGTCGCTGACGCTGGTCGGGGTCACGGGCACCAATGGCAAGTCTTCCGTCACTCATTACATCGCCGAGCTGGCCGAAGCGATGGGCACGCCCGCCGGCATGATCGGCACGCTCGGCATCGGGCGCCCCGGCGCCCTGGTGGCAGGCGAGCGCACCACGCCCGACGCCCTGGCCGTGCAGGCGGCGCTCAAGGGCCTGAGCCTTGTTGGTGCCGAGCTGATCGCGATGGAGGTCTCTTCCCATGCGCTGGACCAAGGGCGCGTCAATGGCTGCCGTTTCACCGTCGCGGGCTATACCAACCTTTCGCGAGACCACCTCGATTATCACGGCAGCATGGCGGCCTATGCGGCGGCCAAGGCGAAGCTGTTCAAGCGTCCCGAACTCAAGCTTGCGGTGCTCAATGCCGATGATGCGCTGGCGCGTCTGATGCTGGCCGGCATGCAGCGCGGCGTGCGCGTGCTGGCGATGGGGCGTGATGAGGTCGCGACCCTGCGCGTGCTGGATGTCTTCCCCGAGCCGCTGGGTCAGGTCGCCGTGATCGCGACGCCGGATGGCGAGCGTGAGCTGGGCCTCAATCTGATGGGGCGCTTCAATCTCGACAATGCCTTGCTGGCAATGCTGATCCTGCATGGCCTCGACTATTCGTTCGAGGGGCTGTTCGCCGCCGCGCCGCGTCTGACGCCGGTGCCGGGTCGCATGCAGCGTCTGAGCCGTGATGGCGCGCCGGTGGTGGTGGTGGACTATGCCCACACGCCGGAGGCCGTCGAGACAGCGCTGACCGCGCTGCGTGCCCACCTGCCGGCACGGGATGATGCGCGCCTGTGGTGTGTGCTCGGCTGTGGTGGCGATCGCGACAGCGGCAAGCGCCCGCTGATGGCCACGGCCGCCGAACAGGGTGCCGACCGTGTCGTGATCACCGATGACAATCCGCGTACCGAGGATGCGGCTGCCATCCGTCAGCAGATGATGACTGGCATCCATGCCCGCGAGCGTGTGCTGGATATCGCCGAGCGTGGTGAGGCCATTGCCCAGGTCATCCGCGATGCCGGCGAGCATGATGTCATCCTGATCGCTGGCAAGGGGCACGAGGATTATCAGGAAATCGACGGTCAGCGACTGCCGTTTTCCGATGTGGCCCATGCGATCGCGGCACTGGAGCGTCGCGAGCTCTCGATGCTGGAAGGTCAGGAGCGTGACGCATGAGTGCGCCTGAACAGCCCGTCGGTCTGAGCACCTTCGAGGAATTGGCCGTGGTGCTCGGCGCGCAGTTGCCACAGGCATTGTACGGTCAGACGCTGGGTGCCATCGAGACGGATACCCGCAAGCTTGGCGAGCAGGCTGCACCACTGTTCGTGGCGCTGAAGGGTGAGCGCTTCGATGCCCATGACTTCCTCGCCCAGGCTCGCGCCAATGGCGCCGTCGCGGCGCTGGTCGAGCGGGCAGTGGATGATCCGCTGCCGCAGATCGTCGTCGCGGATACCCGTCTGGCCTTCGGGCTGCTGGCGGCGGCGCGTCGGCGTGCCTGGGGGAGGCCGTTGATCGCGGTGACCGGCAACAGTGGCAAGACCAGCGTCAAGGGCCTGGTGCATGCCATCCTTGTGCGGGAT
It includes:
- the rsmI gene encoding 16S rRNA (cytidine(1402)-2'-O)-methyltransferase, producing the protein MSESSEGVLYVVATPIGNLDDLSPRAARVLGEVDLIAAEDTRHSARLLRHLGLEVPMMSLHDHNERGRVDQLCQALEAGRRVALVSDAGTPLISDPGFIVVRALRERGFKVVPLPGPCALITALSAAGLPTDRFTFEGFLAHKGGPRQARLAALRDDSATHVLYESPHRIQALLGDIREVLGERRVVLARELTKTFETFLDGTAAELLAQMDADSDQTRGEFVVMIEGAPARDGDEAASVEGDALLQVLFEEGVGVKQMAAIATRLVGGRKKAWYGKAQAMKDAAEE
- the rsmH gene encoding 16S rRNA (cytosine(1402)-N(4))-methyltransferase RsmH produces the protein MSKPSAPSVTESVDTESVEVADRFAHVSVMLDGAVDGLIQDTAGVYFDGTFGRGGHSRLILSRLAPEGRLIACDRDPQALAEAATIDDGRFSIHAGEFARLGEYAEREGVQGQLDGILLDIGVSSPQLDDAERGFSFMNDGPLDMRMDPTSGESAAEWLSRASAEDMAWVFKTYGEERYAKRLARAVVERRAERPITRTGDFASLIKDAHPNWEKHKHPATRVFQAIRIHINGELDELTRALDAGLEALKPGGRLVVISFHSLEDRIVKRFMRDKARGDQAPRGMPIREDQLNKRLKLVGKAQKASQSEVDANVRSRSAVMRIAEKLK
- the ftsL gene encoding cell division protein FtsL, with the protein product MAGRRQDGWTGNWPIKVQMRWRHLCFAVLMLSLLGSAAAVVISSHLSRGQYAQLQKLEAARDDARARWGRLLLEESAWSAPARIESISIERLEMRVPDVHDVEVIR
- a CDS encoding peptidoglycan D,D-transpeptidase FtsI family protein produces the protein MGPARYRIMLFIVLAGLVALVGRIGYLQLFDQQFLQDQGDARTLRVDSINAHRGMITDRTGEPLAISTPVITLWADPRKVPDDPVRLSLLARALGQQPDDLIARVRRYRDAGKGFMYIKRQMTPPQAQPAIDLDIPGVSHKQEYKRYYPSGEVSAQLIGVTNVDDKGQEGLELAYNSYLSGTPGKRRVLKDRKGRLVRDLHLISEAKPGGDLTLSIDLRLQYMAYRELKAAVAEHRADGGTLVMMDARTGEVLAMVNQKSYNPNNRAGLDPAGLRNRAITDAFEPGSVMKPLSMSAGLASNKYQPDSVIDTTPGYMRVDQFTIRDFRNYGKLDMAGILYHSSNIGMSRMALSLEDDAVWNRYYELGLGQAPGTGFPGETTGVLPPPTNWSRSKRASISYGYGISVSALQLASAYTALANDGRRVPPSLLKVKTPPVGDQVISPDNAHALLGMMEKIVQPNGPAKRAVVEGYRIAGKTGTVRKVTAGGYQKTAYRSLFAGVAPVSDPRIVTVVMIENPKGEEYYGGLVAAPVFGRVVGKALRLLDVPPDSKVGE
- a CDS encoding UDP-N-acetylmuramoyl-L-alanyl-D-glutamate--2,6-diaminopimelate ligase, which encodes MTSPHDSRRLGEFLARPLATATDMLAALLALWPGALNDDCRARLAARDDWHLTIDSRNAAQGSLFIAIPGIASDGRDYIAAALEGGAELVLAERPADEDARLALHSDDARVVWLENLGEQLGELGRQAFRVPESLTLVGVTGTNGKSSVTHYIAELAEAMGTPAGMIGTLGIGRPGALVAGERTTPDALAVQAALKGLSLVGAELIAMEVSSHALDQGRVNGCRFTVAGYTNLSRDHLDYHGSMAAYAAAKAKLFKRPELKLAVLNADDALARLMLAGMQRGVRVLAMGRDEVATLRVLDVFPEPLGQVAVIATPDGERELGLNLMGRFNLDNALLAMLILHGLDYSFEGLFAAAPRLTPVPGRMQRLSRDGAPVVVVDYAHTPEAVETALTALRAHLPARDDARLWCVLGCGGDRDSGKRPLMATAAEQGADRVVITDDNPRTEDAAAIRQQMMTGIHARERVLDIAERGEAIAQVIRDAGEHDVILIAGKGHEDYQEIDGQRLPFSDVAHAIAALERRELSMLEGQERDA